A window from Pseudomonas moraviensis encodes these proteins:
- a CDS encoding XdhC family protein produces the protein MDSVDLNVLRSVLEWRRAGQRVVLFSVVQTWGTAPRSPGAMLALREDGVVIGSVSGGCVEDDLIARLHDGRIATEGPPVQMITYGVTREEAARFGLPCGGTLRLTEERVGDPAWVAELLQRCENHEIVARELNIETGEVLLTPATKSDSLVFDGKILRAIYGPRWRLLLIGAGQLSRYVADMARLLDFEVLICDPRTEFVYGWEEQHGRFVPGMPDEAVLNIQTDERTAIVALTHDPRLDDMALLTALDSPAFYVGALGSRVNSQKRRENLAQLGLSQTSIDRLHGPIGLHIGSHSPAEIALSLLAEIVAIKNGVELKQKKPLEGV, from the coding sequence ATGGACAGCGTCGATCTCAACGTCCTGCGCAGCGTCCTCGAATGGCGCCGCGCCGGGCAGCGGGTGGTGCTGTTCAGTGTGGTGCAGACCTGGGGCACCGCACCGCGCTCGCCCGGCGCCATGCTCGCCTTGCGTGAAGATGGCGTGGTGATCGGCTCGGTGTCGGGCGGCTGTGTCGAGGATGACCTGATCGCGCGCCTGCACGACGGTCGCATCGCCACCGAGGGCCCGCCAGTGCAGATGATTACCTACGGCGTGACCCGCGAGGAGGCCGCGCGTTTCGGCCTGCCATGCGGCGGCACCCTGCGCCTGACCGAGGAGCGCGTCGGCGACCCGGCGTGGGTGGCCGAGCTGCTGCAGCGTTGCGAAAACCATGAAATCGTTGCCCGGGAACTGAACATCGAAACCGGCGAGGTGCTGTTAACTCCGGCGACTAAATCCGACTCACTGGTGTTCGACGGCAAAATCCTGCGAGCGATTTATGGCCCGCGCTGGCGCCTGTTGCTGATCGGCGCCGGGCAGTTGTCGCGCTACGTCGCCGACATGGCGCGGCTGCTGGATTTCGAAGTGCTGATCTGCGATCCGCGCACCGAGTTCGTTTACGGCTGGGAAGAGCAACATGGCCGTTTTGTTCCCGGCATGCCGGACGAAGCGGTGCTGAACATCCAGACCGACGAGCGCACGGCGATTGTTGCCTTGACCCACGATCCTCGGCTGGACGACATGGCGTTGCTCACCGCGCTCGACTCGCCGGCGTTCTACGTCGGCGCGCTGGGCTCGCGGGTCAACAGCCAGAAGCGCCGGGAAAACCTCGCTCAGCTAGGCTTGTCGCAAACATCGATTGATCGCCTGCACGGGCCGATCGGCCTGCACATCGGCAGTCATTCGCCAGCGGAGATCGCTTTGTCGTTGCTGGCGGAAATTGTCGCGATCAAGAACGGTGTGGAGTTGAAGCAGAAAAAACCGCTGGAGGGTGTATGA
- a CDS encoding nucleotidyltransferase family protein gives MSQSIAVIVLAAGEGKRFRQIAGPDKDKLLADCTGRDDAVRSVIEQVLVNLPASLDKRVLVTTEARPQAMRMAQAYGCDVVSIESTGMGDSIAAGVAACPDADGWLIVLGDMPFILPSSIERVFAAMADDAVSVPVLNGEFGHPVGFGRSFGTQLQTLTGDRGARPLFAQGRVVEVAVDDPGVLWDIDVPESLVFPHS, from the coding sequence ATGAGCCAATCCATCGCAGTGATCGTGCTGGCAGCGGGCGAGGGCAAGCGCTTTCGCCAGATCGCCGGCCCTGACAAAGACAAGTTGCTCGCTGACTGCACGGGGCGCGACGACGCCGTGCGCTCGGTGATCGAGCAAGTACTCGTGAACCTGCCGGCCAGTCTCGACAAGCGCGTACTGGTCACGACCGAAGCGCGCCCGCAGGCGATGCGCATGGCCCAGGCTTACGGCTGCGATGTGGTGTCGATCGAATCGACAGGCATGGGTGACAGTATCGCCGCAGGTGTTGCCGCTTGCCCTGACGCCGATGGCTGGTTGATTGTGCTGGGTGATATGCCGTTTATCTTGCCGTCGAGTATTGAGCGAGTGTTCGCGGCGATGGCTGACGATGCGGTGAGTGTGCCGGTGCTGAACGGCGAGTTTGGCCATCCGGTGGGGTTTGGTCGTTCGTTTGGCACGCAATTGCAGACGCTGACCGGTGATCGTGGGGCCCGGCCGTTGTTTGCGCAGGGGCGGGTGGTGGAAGTGGCGGTGGATGATCCCGGGGTGTTGTGGGATATCGATGTGCCTGAATCTCTGGTATTTCCTCATTCCTGA
- the rne gene encoding ribonuclease E produces the protein MKRMLINATQPEELRVALVDGQRLYDLDIESGAREQKKANIYKGRITRIEPSLEAAFVDFGSERHGFLPLKEISREYFKKAPEGRVNIKDVLSEGQEVIVQVEKEERGNKGAALTTFISLAGRYLVLMPNNPRAGGISRRIEGEERNELREALNGLVAPADMGLIVRTAGLGRSSEEMQWDLDYLLQLWTAIKEASLDRSAPFLIYQESNVIIRAIRDYLRQDIGEVLIDSVEAQDEALTFIRQVMPQYASKIKLYEDSVPLFNRFQIESQIETAFQRVVELPSGGSIVIDPTEALVSIDINSARATKGSDIEETALQTNLEAAEEIARQLRLRDIGGLIVIDFIDMTPAKNQRAVEEKVRECLEADRARVQIGRISRFGLLEMSRQRLRPSLGESSGIVCPRCNGTGIIRDVESLSLAILRLIEEEALKDRTAEVRAQVPIPVAAFLLNEKRNSITKIELRTRARIVILPNDHLETPHFEVQRLRDDSPEAATNQSSYEIAAAAAEVEEVQPAAATRTLVRQEAAVKTAPARANAPVPTEVAPAAPAPAPVAAPEPSLFKGLVKSLVSLFATKEEPAAPVAVAKPAATERPARNEERRNGRQQSRNRNGRRDEERKPREERAPREERAPREPREERQPREVREPREARSEAPVAREERAPRAPREERAPRAPREDRKPRGEREERVRELREPLDAAPAAAAATAAVSAEERPARQPREERAPRPPREERQPRAEQAAAAVAEEEVNTNNEEQLPEDGQDSAEGDRPRRRSRGQRRRSNRRERQRDANGNVIEGSEESESAENAGEPSTADLAAGLAVTAAVASSTISAPAEAQAHEQAERATAATLETAPVEAPVVEATTPVEVTAAPEIEVAPVREAQPQAEAAAEPEATVEAPAAVTEPAVETVTEDVTKTVREVREEQTAFNWVAEPAVTEAPAPVAEVEVPQAIVSEPVVAAAEPAPEPVVEAPAVEAPVAKAQVEEAPAVVEAPAPVVEAPAPVSALTPNGRAPNDPREVRRRKREAERLQKEAELAAAAAPVAAEPAAAVEVVEAAPAPVAEEASVEAVIAEAPRSVQDAVEQREEAQEKQHEPKPLV, from the coding sequence ATGAAAAGAATGCTGATTAACGCAACTCAACCCGAAGAGTTGCGTGTTGCACTGGTAGATGGCCAGCGCCTCTACGACCTGGACATCGAATCCGGTGCACGCGAGCAGAAGAAGGCCAACATCTATAAAGGCCGCATCACTCGCATCGAACCAAGCCTTGAGGCTGCCTTTGTCGATTTCGGCTCCGAGCGCCACGGCTTCCTGCCCCTCAAAGAAATCTCCCGCGAATACTTCAAGAAAGCCCCCGAAGGCCGCGTCAACATCAAGGACGTCCTGAGCGAAGGCCAGGAAGTCATCGTTCAGGTCGAGAAAGAAGAACGTGGCAACAAGGGCGCCGCCCTGACCACCTTCATCAGCCTGGCCGGTCGTTACCTCGTGCTGATGCCGAACAACCCGCGTGCCGGCGGCATCTCCCGTCGCATCGAAGGCGAAGAGCGCAACGAACTGCGTGAAGCGCTGAACGGCCTGGTCGCTCCGGCCGACATGGGTCTGATCGTGCGCACTGCCGGCCTGGGCCGCAGCAGCGAAGAAATGCAGTGGGACCTCGACTACCTGCTGCAACTGTGGACCGCCATCAAAGAAGCTTCGCTGGATCGCTCCGCGCCATTCCTGATCTACCAGGAAAGCAACGTGATCATCCGCGCCATCCGCGATTACCTGCGCCAGGACATCGGCGAAGTGCTGATCGACAGCGTTGAAGCCCAGGACGAAGCCCTGACCTTCATCCGCCAGGTGATGCCGCAGTACGCCAGCAAGATCAAGCTGTACGAAGACAGCGTGCCGCTGTTCAACCGTTTCCAGATCGAAAGCCAGATTGAGACCGCGTTCCAGCGCGTCGTCGAACTGCCTTCCGGCGGCTCCATCGTCATCGATCCGACCGAAGCCCTGGTGTCCATCGACATCAACTCGGCGCGCGCCACCAAAGGCAGCGACATCGAAGAAACCGCCCTGCAGACCAACCTTGAAGCCGCCGAAGAAATCGCCCGTCAGTTGCGCCTGCGCGACATCGGCGGCCTGATCGTCATCGACTTCATCGACATGACCCCGGCCAAGAACCAGCGCGCCGTGGAAGAAAAAGTCCGTGAATGCCTGGAAGCCGACCGCGCCCGTGTGCAGATCGGTCGCATCTCGCGCTTCGGCCTGCTGGAAATGTCCCGTCAGCGCCTGCGTCCATCGCTTGGCGAAAGCAGCGGCATCGTCTGCCCGCGTTGCAACGGCACCGGCATCATCCGTGACGTTGAATCGCTGTCGCTGGCCATCCTGCGCCTGATCGAAGAAGAAGCCCTGAAGGACCGCACCGCCGAAGTTCGCGCGCAAGTGCCGATCCCGGTCGCCGCGTTCCTGCTCAACGAAAAACGCAACTCGATCACCAAGATCGAACTGCGCACCCGTGCCCGCATCGTCATTCTGCCGAACGATCACCTCGAAACGCCGCACTTCGAAGTTCAGCGTCTGCGTGATGACAGCCCGGAAGCCGCGACCAACCAGTCCAGCTACGAAATCGCTGCGGCAGCTGCCGAAGTCGAAGAAGTCCAGCCAGCCGCCGCCACCCGTACCCTGGTTCGCCAGGAAGCTGCGGTGAAGACTGCGCCGGCCCGCGCCAACGCGCCGGTGCCGACTGAAGTTGCCCCTGCCGCCCCTGCTCCGGCACCGGTTGCCGCGCCTGAGCCAAGCCTGTTCAAAGGTCTGGTAAAGTCGCTGGTCAGCCTGTTCGCCACCAAGGAAGAGCCAGCCGCACCGGTTGCCGTTGCAAAACCGGCTGCCACCGAGCGTCCAGCGCGTAACGAAGAGCGTCGCAACGGTCGTCAGCAGAGCCGCAACCGTAACGGTCGCCGCGATGAAGAACGCAAGCCGCGCGAAGAACGTGCCCCACGTGAAGAGCGTGCGCCGCGCGAACCGCGTGAAGAGCGTCAGCCACGTGAAGTCCGTGAGCCCCGTGAAGCTCGCAGCGAAGCACCGGTTGCTCGCGAAGAGCGCGCACCACGTGCCCCGCGTGAAGAACGTGCACCGCGCGCACCGCGTGAAGATCGCAAGCCGCGTGGCGAGCGTGAAGAACGCGTACGTGAACTGCGCGAGCCACTGGACGCCGCGCCAGCCGCAGCCGCAGCCACCGCTGCCGTGTCGGCTGAAGAGCGTCCGGCCCGTCAGCCACGCGAAGAACGCGCTCCGCGTCCGCCGCGTGAAGAACGTCAACCGCGCGCCGAACAAGCCGCTGCTGCCGTCGCTGAAGAAGAAGTGAACACCAATAACGAAGAGCAACTGCCGGAAGACGGTCAGGACAGCGCCGAAGGCGATCGTCCACGTCGTCGCTCCCGTGGTCAGCGTCGTCGCAGCAACCGTCGCGAGCGTCAGCGTGATGCCAACGGCAACGTGATCGAAGGTTCGGAAGAATCCGAGTCCGCTGAAAACGCTGGTGAGCCAAGCACTGCCGATCTGGCCGCTGGCCTGGCGGTCACCGCCGCCGTTGCCAGCAGCACCATCAGCGCGCCGGCTGAAGCCCAGGCCCACGAGCAGGCTGAACGCGCCACCGCCGCCACACTGGAAACTGCTCCAGTCGAAGCGCCGGTTGTCGAAGCCACCACTCCTGTGGAAGTGACCGCTGCACCGGAAATCGAAGTGGCCCCGGTTCGCGAAGCCCAACCTCAGGCTGAAGCGGCGGCTGAACCAGAAGCTACCGTTGAAGCGCCAGCTGCCGTCACTGAGCCAGCGGTTGAAACCGTCACTGAAGACGTGACCAAAACCGTGCGTGAAGTTCGCGAAGAGCAGACTGCGTTCAACTGGGTTGCCGAGCCAGCCGTCACCGAAGCGCCAGCGCCAGTCGCTGAAGTCGAAGTGCCGCAGGCCATAGTTTCCGAGCCAGTAGTTGCAGCGGCCGAACCGGCTCCAGAGCCAGTGGTTGAAGCACCAGCTGTCGAAGCACCGGTTGCGAAAGCTCAGGTTGAAGAAGCACCAGCCGTAGTCGAAGCGCCTGCCCCAGTGGTTGAAGCACCGGCTCCGGTCAGCGCCCTGACGCCAAACGGCCGCGCGCCAAACGACCCGCGTGAAGTGCGTCGTCGCAAGCGTGAAGCCGAGCGTCTGCAGAAGGAAGCCGAACTGGCTGCCGCTGCGGCGCCAGTGGCTGCAGAACCGGCCGCTGCGGTTGAAGTGGTCGAGGCAGCCCCTGCCCCGGTCGCTGAAGAAGCTTCGGTTGAAGCGGTGATCGCTGAAGCACCACGCTCCGTTCAGGACGCGGTCGAGCAGCGCGAAGAAGCCCAGGAAAAACAGCACGAGCCTAAACCACTCGTGTAA
- the rluC gene encoding 23S rRNA pseudouridine(955/2504/2580) synthase RluC: protein MTTTAPSTPGVQLLEVSPEYAGQRIDNFLLARLKGVPKTLIYRILRKGEVRVNKGRIKPEYKLQAGDIVRVPPVRVPERDEPVPLAQGLLQRLEASIVYEDKALIVINKPAGIAVHGGSGLNFGVIEAFRQLRPDAKELELVHRLDRDTSGLLMIAKKRSMLRHLHEQLRGDGVDKRYMALVRGNWATSIKQVRAPLLKSNLRSGERMVEVNDEGKEALTVFKVLRRFGDFATMVEAKPVTGRTHQIRVHTLHAGHCIAGDSKYGDDDFTREIRDLGGKRLFLHAYMLTVPLPDGGKLTLQAPVDEMWAKTVERLSAPI, encoded by the coding sequence ATGACAACTACTGCCCCTTCGACTCCAGGCGTTCAACTGCTTGAAGTCTCGCCGGAGTATGCCGGCCAACGAATCGACAACTTTCTCCTCGCCCGGCTCAAAGGCGTGCCCAAGACCTTGATTTACCGCATTTTGCGCAAAGGCGAAGTGCGCGTGAACAAAGGTCGGATCAAGCCCGAATACAAGCTCCAGGCCGGCGATATCGTGCGCGTGCCGCCGGTTCGCGTTCCTGAGCGCGACGAGCCGGTGCCCCTGGCCCAGGGGCTGCTGCAGCGGCTGGAAGCGTCGATTGTCTACGAAGACAAAGCCCTGATCGTGATCAACAAGCCCGCCGGCATTGCGGTTCACGGCGGCAGCGGGCTGAATTTCGGGGTGATCGAAGCCTTTCGTCAGTTGCGTCCCGATGCCAAGGAGCTGGAACTGGTTCACCGTCTCGACCGTGACACCTCCGGCCTGCTGATGATCGCCAAGAAGCGCAGCATGTTGCGCCACTTGCACGAGCAACTGCGCGGCGATGGCGTCGACAAGCGCTACATGGCACTGGTTCGCGGCAACTGGGCAACATCGATCAAGCAAGTCCGTGCGCCATTGCTCAAGAGCAATCTGCGTTCCGGCGAGCGCATGGTCGAGGTCAACGATGAAGGCAAGGAGGCTCTGACCGTGTTCAAGGTGCTGCGCCGCTTCGGCGACTTTGCCACCATGGTCGAGGCCAAACCGGTTACCGGGCGTACCCACCAGATTCGTGTGCACACCCTGCACGCCGGGCATTGCATTGCCGGCGACAGCAAGTACGGCGACGACGATTTCACCAGGGAAATCCGCGATCTGGGTGGCAAGCGCTTGTTCCTGCACGCCTACATGCTGACTGTGCCGCTGCCCGATGGCGGCAAGCTGACCCTGCAAGCACCGGTTGACGAAATGTGGGCCAAGACCGTGGAGCGATTGAGTGCGCCCATCTGA
- a CDS encoding HAD-IA family hydrolase: MRPSDYKLLIFDWDGTLADSIHRIVEAMHSASGRSGFELRDDFAVKGIIGLGLPEAIRTLYPEISDAELLAFREYYADHYIAAEAVPSPLFEGVVESMASFREQGYHLAVATGKNRRGLDRVLKANGWEDYFDITRAADETASKPHPLMLEQIVSHCGVRPEQALMVGDSSFDLLMARNAGMDSVAVSYGAQSIESLQQFEPRLSIDRFSELHAWLGQRA, translated from the coding sequence GTGCGCCCATCTGATTACAAACTGCTGATTTTCGATTGGGACGGCACCCTCGCCGATTCCATTCACCGGATCGTCGAGGCCATGCATTCGGCGTCCGGCCGTTCCGGTTTCGAGCTGCGCGATGACTTCGCCGTAAAAGGCATCATCGGCCTCGGATTGCCGGAAGCGATTCGCACCCTGTACCCCGAAATCAGCGACGCAGAACTGCTCGCTTTTCGCGAGTACTACGCCGATCACTACATCGCTGCCGAGGCCGTGCCTTCGCCGCTGTTCGAAGGCGTGGTCGAGTCGATGGCGTCGTTTCGCGAACAGGGCTATCACCTGGCGGTGGCGACCGGCAAAAACCGGCGCGGACTGGATCGTGTGCTCAAGGCCAATGGCTGGGAAGATTATTTCGATATCACCCGTGCCGCCGATGAAACTGCCAGCAAGCCGCACCCTCTGATGCTTGAGCAGATCGTCAGCCACTGCGGCGTGCGCCCGGAGCAGGCGTTGATGGTCGGTGATTCGTCGTTCGATCTGCTGATGGCGCGCAATGCGGGAATGGATTCGGTGGCGGTCAGTTATGGCGCGCAATCGATCGAGTCCCTGCAGCAGTTTGAGCCGCGGCTGTCGATCGACCGTTTTTCTGAATTGCATGCCTGGCTGGGTCAGCGGGCTTAA
- the sppA gene encoding signal peptide peptidase SppA: protein MTDEWKAPAKASADDGDAKSWKLLEKTLLAGVQEQRRSRRWGIFFKLLTFVYLFVALLLFTPLMDMEKSATRGPNYTALIEIDGVIADKEPASADNIVGSLRAAFEDKKVKGVILRINSPGGSPVQSGYVYDEIKRLRALHPEIKLYAVISDLGASGAYYIASAADQIYADKASLVGSIGVTAAGYGFVGTMEKLGVERRTYTSGEHKAFLDPFQPQKPEETAFWQGVLDTTHKQFINSVKQGRGERLKDKEHPELFSGLVWSGEQALPLGLIDGLGSASSVARDVIGEKELVDFTVQESPFDRFSKKLGASVAEQLAMWMGFHGPSLR, encoded by the coding sequence ATGACCGACGAATGGAAAGCACCGGCCAAGGCAAGTGCCGACGACGGTGACGCGAAAAGCTGGAAGCTGTTGGAAAAAACTCTGCTGGCTGGTGTGCAGGAACAACGCCGTTCGCGGCGCTGGGGGATTTTCTTCAAGCTGCTGACGTTTGTTTATCTGTTTGTTGCGCTGCTGCTGTTCACGCCGCTGATGGACATGGAAAAAAGCGCCACCCGCGGCCCGAACTACACGGCGTTGATCGAGATCGACGGCGTAATCGCCGACAAGGAGCCAGCCAGCGCCGACAATATCGTGGGCAGCCTGCGCGCGGCCTTCGAAGACAAAAAGGTCAAGGGCGTGATCCTGCGCATCAACAGCCCGGGCGGCAGTCCGGTGCAGTCGGGTTATGTCTATGACGAGATCAAGCGTCTGCGTGCTCTGCACCCGGAGATCAAGCTTTACGCAGTGATTTCCGATCTAGGTGCCTCCGGTGCTTACTACATCGCCAGCGCGGCGGACCAGATTTACGCCGACAAGGCCAGTCTGGTGGGTTCGATCGGCGTGACAGCGGCGGGTTACGGTTTCGTCGGCACCATGGAAAAGCTGGGTGTTGAGCGTCGTACCTACACCTCCGGCGAGCACAAGGCGTTTCTCGATCCGTTCCAGCCGCAAAAGCCTGAAGAAACAGCGTTCTGGCAAGGCGTGCTCGACACTACGCACAAGCAGTTCATCAACAGCGTCAAGCAGGGTCGTGGCGAGCGCCTGAAAGACAAAGAGCATCCGGAGCTGTTTTCCGGGCTGGTCTGGTCGGGTGAGCAGGCGCTGCCGCTGGGCCTTATCGACGGCCTGGGCAGTGCCAGTTCGGTGGCGCGTGATGTGATTGGCGAGAAGGAACTGGTGGACTTCACTGTGCAGGAATCGCCGTTCGATCGTTTCTCGAAGAAGCTTGGTGCCAGCGTGGCGGAGCAATTGGCGATGTGGATGGGTTTCCACGGGCCTTCGTTGCGGTAA
- a CDS encoding Maf family protein: MLPLLLASSSTYRRQLLARLHLPFVCSSPDIDESHRPGESALGLVKRLAEEKARALADSHPAHLIIGSDQVAVLGEQIIGKPHTFEKARDQLMAASGASVTFLTGLALFNSQTGQCQVDCVPFTVHMRRLDQARIERYLHIEQPYDCAGSFKAEGLGVSLFQSTEGPDATSLIGLPLIRLIDMLLAEGVQIP; the protein is encoded by the coding sequence ATGCTGCCTTTATTACTCGCTTCAAGCTCGACTTATCGCCGCCAATTGCTCGCCCGCCTGCACCTGCCGTTCGTCTGCAGCTCACCGGACATCGATGAAAGTCATCGCCCGGGCGAGTCCGCGCTCGGCCTGGTCAAACGTCTTGCCGAGGAAAAAGCCCGGGCCTTGGCGGACAGCCACCCTGCTCATCTGATCATTGGCTCGGATCAGGTCGCCGTCCTCGGCGAACAGATCATCGGCAAGCCGCACACCTTCGAAAAGGCCCGCGATCAGCTGATGGCCGCCAGCGGCGCGAGCGTGACCTTCCTCACCGGCCTGGCGCTGTTCAACAGCCAGACCGGGCAATGCCAGGTCGACTGCGTGCCGTTCACCGTGCACATGCGCCGGCTGGACCAGGCGCGCATCGAACGCTATCTGCACATCGAGCAGCCGTACGACTGCGCCGGCAGCTTCAAGGCCGAAGGCTTGGGTGTAAGCCTGTTTCAATCGACCGAAGGTCCGGACGCCACCAGCCTGATCGGCCTGCCGCTGATTCGCCTGATCGATATGTTGCTGGCCGAAGGTGTGCAAATCCCTTAA
- a CDS encoding YceD family protein produces the protein MLNDPIPPHVDPRKLADRGTTLQGELLLADLKRLCDPLSDDVGTVQAKFVFERDERKSVVIHSFIDTEVKMVCQRCLELVTLPIHSECSYAVVKEGANTQSLPKGYDVLELGEDPLDLQSLIEEELLLALPIVPAHHPEECQQPAGADEPEPSEDEVTRSNPFSVLAQLKRDPNV, from the coding sequence ATGTTGAATGACCCGATTCCACCTCACGTTGACCCGCGCAAATTGGCTGACCGTGGCACCACCCTTCAAGGTGAACTGCTGCTGGCCGATTTGAAGAGACTCTGCGACCCGCTTTCCGACGATGTCGGTACGGTGCAGGCCAAATTCGTTTTTGAACGAGATGAACGTAAGTCTGTGGTCATCCACAGCTTTATCGACACCGAAGTCAAAATGGTTTGCCAGCGTTGTCTTGAGCTGGTCACCCTGCCGATCCACAGCGAATGCAGTTACGCGGTGGTGAAGGAGGGTGCGAATACCCAGTCGTTGCCGAAAGGTTATGACGTGCTGGAACTGGGCGAAGATCCATTGGATCTGCAGTCACTGATCGAGGAGGAGCTTCTGCTCGCCTTGCCCATTGTGCCTGCTCATCATCCGGAAGAATGCCAGCAGCCGGCGGGAGCAGATGAGCCCGAACCGAGCGAGGACGAGGTAACGCGGTCCAACCCGTTCAGTGTATTGGCGCAGTTAAAGCGTGACCCAAACGTTTAG
- the rpmF gene encoding 50S ribosomal protein L32: protein MAVQQNKKSRSARDMRRSHDALEASTLSVEKTTGEVHLRHHVSPEGVYRGRKVIDKGADE, encoded by the coding sequence ATGGCTGTTCAGCAGAACAAAAAATCCCGCTCTGCCCGTGACATGCGCCGTTCGCACGACGCTCTCGAGGCTAGCACCCTGTCTGTAGAAAAAACCACCGGTGAAGTTCACCTGCGTCACCACGTATCGCCAGAAGGCGTATACCGTGGCCGTAAAGTGATCGACAAGGGCGCTGACGAGTAA
- the plsX gene encoding phosphate acyltransferase PlsX, translated as MSAQVIAIDAMGGDFGPRSIVQASLACLSATPSLHLTLVGQPSLLEELIHGQSAADRARLTIVPASEVITMDEKPAQALRGKPDSSMRVALELLRDGQVQACVSAGNTGALMALSRFVLKTLPGIDRPAMVAAIPTQTGYCQLLDLGANVDCSAEHLLQFAVMGSVAAQTLGIARPRVALLNIGTEDIKGNQQVKLAATLLQAARGINYIGFIEGDGLYRGEADVVVCDGFVGNILLKSSEGLATMIAARIEALFKKNLASRAVGALAMPLMKRLQADLAPARHNGASFLGLQGIVVKSHGSAGVQGFQSAIQRALIEIQENLPERLHGRLEDLLS; from the coding sequence TTGTCCGCTCAAGTCATCGCGATTGACGCAATGGGCGGGGACTTCGGTCCCCGCAGCATTGTTCAGGCCAGTCTCGCTTGCCTGTCTGCTACGCCCTCGTTGCACCTGACCCTCGTCGGTCAACCCTCCCTTCTTGAAGAACTGATCCACGGCCAATCGGCTGCCGATCGCGCGCGCCTGACGATTGTTCCGGCCAGCGAAGTCATCACCATGGACGAAAAACCTGCCCAGGCCCTGCGTGGCAAGCCGGATTCGTCGATGCGTGTCGCCCTCGAATTGCTCCGCGATGGCCAGGTGCAGGCCTGTGTCAGTGCCGGCAATACCGGGGCGTTGATGGCGTTGTCGCGTTTTGTCCTGAAGACGCTGCCCGGCATTGATCGTCCGGCCATGGTGGCGGCGATTCCGACGCAGACCGGTTATTGCCAGTTGCTCGATCTTGGCGCCAACGTCGATTGCAGTGCCGAGCACCTGTTGCAGTTCGCTGTGATGGGTTCGGTGGCTGCGCAGACCTTGGGGATTGCCCGTCCGCGTGTGGCATTGCTGAACATCGGCACCGAAGACATCAAGGGCAATCAGCAGGTCAAACTGGCGGCGACGCTGTTGCAGGCTGCGCGCGGGATCAACTACATCGGCTTCATCGAAGGCGACGGCTTGTATCGCGGCGAGGCCGATGTGGTGGTCTGTGACGGTTTCGTCGGCAATATTCTGCTCAAATCCAGCGAGGGGCTGGCGACGATGATTGCGGCGCGCATCGAGGCTCTGTTCAAGAAAAACCTGGCTTCTCGCGCTGTAGGTGCGCTCGCGATGCCGTTGATGAAGCGTCTGCAGGCCGATCTGGCCCCGGCGCGACATAATGGCGCAAGCTTTCTCGGCTTGCAGGGCATCGTCGTGAAAAGTCACGGATCGGCCGGGGTGCAGGGCTTTCAGAGTGCGATTCAGCGGGCGCTGATCGAGATTCAGGAGAACCTGCCCGAGCGCCTCCACGGTCGTCTGGAGGATCTGTTGTCTTAG
- the fabD gene encoding ACP S-malonyltransferase, producing MSASLAFVFPGQGSQSLGMLAELDAQHPLILETFQEASAALGYDLWALTQQGPEELLNQTDKTQPAILTASIALWRLWLAEGGARPAFVAGHSLGEYSALVAAGSLTLADAVKLVERRGQLMQEAVPAGQGGMAAILGLEDADVLAACAEAAQGEVVSAVNFNSPGQVVIAGAKAAVERAIEGCKARGAKRAMPLPVSVPSHCELMRPAAERFAESIAAIDWQAPQIPVVQNVSAQVPADLETLKRDLLEQLYKPVRWVESVQTLAGKGATNLVECGPGKVLAGLNKRCAEGVSTSNLNTPDAFAAARAAQA from the coding sequence ATGTCTGCTTCCCTCGCATTCGTCTTTCCAGGACAGGGTTCGCAGTCCCTCGGCATGCTGGCCGAGCTGGACGCGCAACATCCGCTGATCCTCGAAACATTTCAAGAAGCCTCTGCTGCGCTGGGCTATGACCTGTGGGCATTGACCCAGCAGGGCCCGGAAGAGCTGCTCAATCAAACTGATAAAACCCAGCCGGCCATTCTGACCGCATCGATCGCCCTGTGGCGTCTGTGGCTGGCTGAAGGTGGCGCGCGTCCGGCATTCGTCGCCGGTCATAGCCTGGGTGAATACAGTGCCTTGGTCGCCGCCGGCAGCCTGACCCTGGCTGACGCGGTCAAGCTTGTCGAGCGCCGTGGCCAGTTGATGCAGGAAGCGGTGCCGGCCGGGCAGGGCGGCATGGCCGCGATTCTCGGTCTGGAAGATGCCGATGTGCTGGCAGCCTGCGCCGAAGCGGCGCAAGGCGAAGTCGTCAGCGCGGTGAACTTCAACTCGCCAGGCCAAGTGGTGATCGCCGGCGCCAAGGCAGCCGTCGAGCGCGCCATCGAAGGCTGCAAGGCCCGTGGTGCCAAACGCGCCATGCCGTTGCCGGTGAGCGTGCCATCGCACTGTGAACTGATGCGTCCGGCTGCCGAGCGCTTCGCTGAGTCGATCGCTGCCATCGACTGGCAGGCGCCGCAGATCCCGGTCGTCCAGAACGTCAGCGCACAAGTGCCGGCCGATCTGGAAACCCTCAAGCGTGATCTGTTGGAACAACTCTACAAGCCAGTGCGCTGGGTTGAATCGGTGCAGACCCTGGCGGGCAAGGGCGCCACGAATCTGGTCGAATGCGGCCCGGGCAAAGTTCTGGCCGGCCTGAACAAACGTTGCGCCGAAGGCGTTTCGACTTCCAATCTCAATACCCCAGACGCCTTCGCTGCCGCTCGTGCAGCGCAGGCCTGA